The nucleotide window ATATCCAGTTGGGTCAAACTTTAATGGTTGGAATGTTCAGATCCCCAACTAAAACTGAACCTCCTcttatttaatcatttcataTTCCTATTACATAAATACTGCATTGGCTTGGCAGCTTCGAACCTTGCACTGCAACAGAAAATCAGGGAGCTAAGGGTGCTGATTGCCCAAGATGCCCAGCAACCACTGAAGCTGCTGCTGGAACCCGAGCCAGAGCCAGAACTGGCACCGGAGCCTGAGCAGGAGATGGATCTTGGACCTGTGCAGGGCAGATCAGAAACACTGACCGTGACTATCAGAAACCTGAGCAGGAGGTGGATGAGAATACTAGTCCACCAGAAGCAAAGGGGGCACAAGGAAATTAAGAGACGAGTATCTGGTGAATTGTGGTGGCCTacaattcagaaaaaaaataaaaatagactCTTTGGAATAAGATAAAGAAATAAGGCCAAAACTTTATCTTAGAAATAAGATGaagttcaattttaatttcaaatatgtggAGATGTCCCGTATGAAGTTGTTAACCTGGAATGAGAATTTCAGCAAACATCAAAATTCTGGAAAATATTCCAAAGCTTTGCtcttgagaaagttttgaataCAGTTTCTTATGTAATtcgattttgtttgaaaatctgaaagaatGCTAAGCGATGTAGAACACTTGAAGAAACTAGTTGAAACTTGTTTTTGAGATATGTAGCCTGGCTCAATCTATACATTGAAGTGAATATGCATATTTAAGACTTTAGGCAAGCTGTCCAAAgaggattttgtttttaataacttctttgtatatataaataatcttttcatattTGGATCGAGTCTTGACCTAGTCAAGAGATCGGTCTtggtcttttctttttcaataaaattatgtacataaataatgagtaCAAacttgtgtataaataatgatatgtctgcatatgattgtgtgattttaaattagaaataaaataaaactcaattatatagtaatatatcatcatttgtaCATAAGTTTATACTCATTATTTATGCAAATAATACTACTCTTTCAAATCTGACTAATGATTGAACCATGACATCTATATCTATATCATGGATATAGTACAATATTGAaacaaaatattctcaaataacTAAAAAAGTTGTGGTTCAACGGTTTGATGCATATGATTCcaaacaattacaaattttttaattttccttctaATAGCCAATTCagttaaaatagattaaataaaatttggaatGATATATAACTAAATGAAATTGTGAACGGGTATGGTGCACAGTTTGCAATTGTTGGGGTCAGTCTGAGTTCCTAGTCCAATGACTAACACTTAATTAAACCTTGATCCGAATATGAGGTGTACATTAATTGCTGTGATTTATACGTGTCGTGAAATTACTGTTACAAACATATAAAGACTCAAATGACCAATTGAAAGAAATTAACGGGTAAAGAAAGTTGTCAGTTTATATAAGTTAGATGGAAACACCTAACCAGATGAAATAAACTGGTGGGAATATTTGAACTTTTGGGGGGTTTTAGGATATTCATTGAATGTGTTGAAGGTTAGTATTTATGTCAAAATTTGGGACTTTTTTTGGCatgtagtagtagtagtagtctGTCTCACTCTCGCCCAAACCACAAGCAATATTTGTTGAAATCGAAACAGGTGTCTTTTATTGCAACTGGTACTGAGGCTTGTTAATATGTGAGTAAACGAAGTATCTGTCCTTTATTTGTTAGAAACTGTAACAAAAACCGTAGTTAGCCTTGTTACATATAGAAAGGGCAAAATATctgtgttctttttttttttttatgaaataaaatctcTCTGCCATGTTCTCTAGAATTTTcctctctctcttctcctttGTTTtcccaatggagaaggaaaggaaaaaaagagaaaaatttttcTTGCAAGTAAGAAATGGGGATTCCTTCTTATTCCAATATCAGTAATGGGACGAGGATGGGGAAAGGTCTCCTCTGTAGGGATAGGAAACATGTATAAAATACTTTATGATTTATCATGTTTATATAAGTCCTTCTAGTCCAAAATAACAACTCAAACCATAGTAATCATCTCATGGCATGATCATTAAGGGAATTTAACCAAAAAGCCACCATACTTGTCCTCTTACATTCAAGCAAGGTCTTCGCATGGCTAATAGGTTTTTGGCAATCAAAAACTCCTCTCCAACATCCCAAATCTCTCAACTCTCACTCTCTTTCTATGTGTGTGGCtatgaaagtgaaagaaaaatgcAAACATTAGGTTTTAAactccttttatttttctctgtaAAACACAATATACAAGCGTGTATCTCTCATACACAAGTGCGTATGGCGTTATCTAAGTAAGGCGATTTCTGATTTTGCTGCTATCCTTATCTTAtccaagaatttgaaatttgttgaCGATGACACATGGTCATGTGCTTTAGCACACATAGGTATATGCCCCCTAACACCTAGTCATTTTCACctattaaaagtgaaataaccTTTTCTACCCTTCCAAGACACAAACGGGCATCACCCTTGCAATGCACTACCATCCCCACTAAACTCTTATCactaattatcattaaattacaaagagaaAAGATTAATTTGCCTTTTGGCTTACTAGTGGGTGTTACAGGGTATCATCATAGTTAGTTACCCAACAGTCTAGTTAGCATATATGCAAGACACAATAAATAGTTAGTAAACATGAGAGGTGTCAATTTCTTTCACAAGGCattagatatgtcaagtttagctTAGACCTTATTAGACTATGTAAGATGGCCTATGTTTAAGGCATAGGGTGAGAAGTTGAGATGAGTGTTTTTCACTCACACATTCCTTTTCAATGGTTTTGCATGTAAAGGCAAGTAGCAAAACATGTAGGGGAACCAGTGGTCTAACTCAGTTCGTTACATGAGGCAAAgaggcaaaatcatcatttccatgttttataaatagatattttactTTAGTCAATTGCTTATGTTATGCAATTATTGGggatttagatatttttcagaCACCGTATTTTTAACTGATGatggatttatatttatgaagtTTTGCTATGACTATTTATAAGTTaaggatttttaatttttacaccTTTTGCATGCATGATGTATATAAGTGTTTATTACATGCTCCTTATAGTTTTGCTATATTGAGTTAAGTAGTACACGTCTCTTCGAGTCATATTCCATTTAGGGGTATATGTTTGGTGTCACATACAACCATGCAAAATTAGAGTTTAGATTATTCTTCAACCATACCAACAATTGGTAATAGCCTCCTTGACATGTTTTGACAAACTAATGATCAAGATTTGATGCAACTTCATTACAAGTGCCAATGCTTGGAAGGACATGAATAATGGCATCTGTTGAAGGATCTTTTGGCAATGTAGTTTCATCCATATTCCTTATAAATTATGTCAAATCGGAGATATTAAAAACTGGAATAAAACCATATTCTATAGGCAAGTTAACAACATAGGCATTCAAACCCAACTTATTAACAATTGTAAATGGACATGCTTACCAATGTTTAAGTGTCTACACAAGAGCATAGAATTCCAAATCATATGTCGAATAATTTTGTCAAGCttcattcaaattttcactAAAGAAGGTCATTGGATGGCCTTTTTGGCTTAATACATCTCTAATTCCAATATTTGAAGCATCATAGGCTACCtcaaaatctttgaaaaatatagtaGTCTTACTAGTAGAACTTGCCCTGTCATTTCTTTAATCTCAATGAATGCCTTATTTCTACTTTTGTTCATATGAAACTTTTGACATTCAACAACTCTGTAATTAGAGCCATAATGGAGCTAAAGTCATGGATAAAAACATCAATAAAAGATGGCCAACCCACAGAAACTCTATATGTCAAAGAGAGTTTGAGGAGTAGGCCAATTTTAGATAGTTGTACCTTTGCATGAACGACATCAACTCCCCAATCAGAGATGATGATACCCAAAAAATTGGCTTTCGACTTTATGAAAGAACAattgtttttgttaatgaataaaCACCTATTAAAGATTAGAATGTTATCAAAATAGATAGCCACAAATTTAGTGAGGGAATGGCTTAAGTGCTTGTGTCATGACATTCATAAAGGTGTTGTACGCATTAGTTAAACCAAAGATTATAACCAACCATTCGTAAAGCccatcttttattttaaatgaagtCTTCCATTCATCACCAAAATGGGTGCGAATATGGTGATAACAActttgaatcaatttttgtgAAGATACATGTCCACTTTATAAATCCAACGTATCATTAAGGTAAGGAATGGGAAAACAATATTTAACCGTTATCTTATTGATTCTCCTGTTATCCTGTTGATTGTCCTGTTATCTACACACATCCGCCAAGTACCATTTTTTGTTGGTATGAGCAACATTGGAACAATGCAAGGAGTAAAaccttttacaaataaaaaccCAATCTAACCATTGTTGAACTTGTTGATTAATCTCTTCATGCTCAATAGGACTGATATAGTTGTGTGGTAAGTTGGGGAAAGTCAACCTGACAACTAGATCGATTACATGTTGGACATCATAGCTTGCAAGAAGTTTCTTTGGTAATTAATCTAGTATGATGTCAGAAAATTCTTCTAAAATACTAGTAAGTTCTTAAGGAATATACCTATCTTTTATTTTGGCTTCATGACTTATTACTAAAATCATCATGGTTTCCTCATGTATGACACGATTAAATTGGTATATAGTAAGTATAAGATTTTTTCTTGGACTCAAATTCAGATACCCTCAAAGGAtctaatacaaattttttacccttaaaaattaaaaaaaaaaagtaagtaTTGGTGTATCCATCATAGGAAACCTATCAATCATATAACAAAGAACGTCCTAACAACATATGACAAACGGTCATAGGAATCATATCACACCAACCTTCATTAGTATACTTCTTTCCTAGTGAAATTTTCATCGGGAACATGAATTcaccagaattgagtttgtctTGTTAACCCAACTAAAGAGATAAGGAGTAGGGTGTTTCTTAGTTTTCAATCCCAGTCGTTTAACTACATCTATAAAGATCGCATTCATGTCGCTTCCATTGTCGATGATGACATTAAGAGCTTGACCACCACACTTCAATCGAGTGTAGAAAATATTAGTTCAACACCACTGATGACTAGGGTcaatttccttcttttatcTTGTCAACATTTGATGAATGATACAATTGGGTAAGTTTGTAGCTCTTAAATGTTCCTCATTTGTCTCCATGCTTTTGTTTATTATCTCGAGTAAGACATGTTAAGGTAATACCTTAGAaccaatcaaatttataatcgtgtatttgtaattaatttatttattattaataaaggtttttttattgattattcattatgtaaatatttatattatgtctATACAATCGATATGTTCTTAGAATGGTAGAAATAAGATGAGGAGATCAAATAACTGATTTTAGGAAACTTATACACACATTAGGTGGTCGTTCTAATATGTTCATAATCCTTACATTACTTTGACTAAAGGTACAAGTAATAGAaatgggattatcatagtattcAGCAATTTTACCAAAAGGTGGTGATAACTCTTACATGTTGAAATTGTTAGCTGACAACTTGGTATAACACATAGGTGCACGTTATAGACATGATCATTAGACTAACTTGACTTAAGGAtttccatatagatggttgttctagtgtcaatagaaaataaatcctcTAACCCACGACTAcgtgtgatcctttgacttgaggtttcTAGACTGTCtcattaaaaaatagatatggTTTGACGTCACCaacatgtttttttaaaaaggtAACCATAAAAGTAGTGATTAGTCATATTGAGATCATGTGGAGGATAtggtaaattaataaaagatttgtcaatCTTAAACACGAGTGGAGAtattttggatgagaataatGAAAGATATCAATAACCACTTGAATCTTAGTAGTTCAGTTgattaatagatattaattcaTCTGAGAAGCCATAAAGATAAACACTTATTTGTGTCTTAATCTCaaaagatattagttgatgaaagGATCATATTGTGCATAACTGTGAATTTGACAAGGCTTAAGAGTTGTTCACTAACGCTATTGATTGGATAGCCATGATGCTTTActaaaggccaatcttggtttataTCTAGATTTGACCTATATTCGAATACTTTTGGCacaatagagagcttatgagtTACATACATAAAAAAGTTGTTCAAACTCTAGAGGTATAGGATTATCTAAGATTGATCTAGTCCAAATTATAGATTGAGGGTTTCGAGTTTCAAGAGGTCCTTAGACCTAAAGTGTGTTTTGTAGCACCTAAAGACTAAAGTGTAATAACCTAAAGTGTTTGGGATTAAACAAAGTAAGGAATAGACTGAGCTTGTCTAATAGGATTAAATCAGTCTGGCTTGATTTTTTCCTAGACCATGAATGATTTTTCATGCTCCATGAACGATTGTGCATGGTAAGTCAGATATAGATAAACCTTTATCCAAATCTATGTCTAAGAATCTTGATAAATCACAAATTGTATGGGATAAAAACGGTTGTGCATGGCATCTCTATaaataaagtcaaaattttgCATCTTTGCGAATATGCACAAATGAACATTCGTTACCCCAAACACCTTCCCCATGCGTCACGTCATATCTTATCTAAAACATGATCTTGGTTAGGTTTTTCTGGTTGATtgtgtgattttaaaattttaaattacttatGTTACCCTTGCTAGTTTAATGACCCAAGAATTCCTTACAAGATTTACCATTGCAAAATGCCCTAAGCCTTTGCACTTATAGCATTGTGCTCCTTTATTTGGCACCTTTGCTTTTCCCCCCTACTCACTTGTTAAATCACCCTTAGTTGGTTCATTCTTAGTCAATGGTCTTTGAAATGATGAATTCACATAACATCCCAATATAAGATCAATGAACAACTTCCTTCCTTTTGTAGTTCTCAATTGCTTTTTAATTCGTAATGTTAGTTGGTAAGCTTGCTTAATGATAATTAATCGAGCAATTGTCATCTCCTTGCAACTGTTATTCTTTCAACAAGATATTCTTTAACTATAACAAATCAGCAAAATTTCAGCaacaaacaacaacaaaaatttaactACAAGATATTCTTTACACAACCATATATCATGTCCTTTAGCATCTTTTCAGGCATAATTTCAGGATTTGCATAAGCAAAAAGGCATGGATGCCCAAAAAAGAGCAAACTGGAGGAAAAAGCTCCTTAAACTACAACTAAAGACAAACATGATTTTATTGTTGTTCCCTTAGTCCAATTGCTCCTAATGGCAAAGAAATACATGGCTTCATGGTTATCAATAATGACGAAAGATATGGCAATCAAATAACTTGTCCAAATGATAGAAGGTGTGGTAGTTAGTGACAATTTAGGCGACACAATCTAACATCCAATCAATTTTGGAAGCTAGGCGACATAATCTAACAACTCCAATCATAGTCAACAACACATTAGAATGGGAGCATGCAAAGTCGAAAGTAATAACATTAATAAAGTTGTATTGCTACAAAAATGTCCCAAGATGCAAGAAGAGAAAACCAATGAATATAGGTTGTAGCAATTAGGCGACACAATATAAAACAATCAAGCAACACAATCCAACAAATCCAATATCCAATTGGCTTCAAATAAAAAACCATTCCAACAAACACAAAGCCAATGACAACCAACAAAAGCACAAACATCCAAAGTTTGAGCCAATAAAGGAATAAAGCCCATAATATAGAGAAAAGCTCATAAACTCCTATTAAAGGATCCTTTCATACCCACTAAGGTCATATATGATTCTTGTTATTGTCTTCTCAGTCCAATTGCCCCCACTAGCAAAGAAAACATGATTGTGTGCTTACCAACAAGGATTGAAAATGCAACAATCAGATAAATTATCCAAATTATTGAAGGCACGATAGTTAGCAATAATGGGATATGGGATATTTAGCATTAATACAAGCCCCCAATTGACTTACTTAGATGGACCCAAAGAGCACATGACATCGTTCCCTAAAACTAATGCCACTATTGATATTGCCTTTATCCATACATACACTAACAACGAGCACAAACACAAATACAAAAGTTAACGtgtaatcatatgattaggtgttacttaatctttaatttaaaatcattcaatcacattatcGAGTCAACATTTGTACTTGTGTTTGCACTTATTATTAgagcataaaatattattgcaaTTATTATGAGTAATGTTTATATATGTGCACTTATAATAAGCACTTATTTGAATATCActgataatgtatcattatgtgattgaatattacttttatccttaatttagaTATGAGTGacactcaatcacatagtgacacaTTATCATTGATACTTAAATTGACAGTTGTTATAGGTGCATATGACATCActaattattatatgagtaaaactatatatacaaatattttttactaatttatttatacaaaatgacatcacatcatatgataatatgattttaaagtaaaagaaaaagtaacCAACGACATCGTTTAATCACATATTATCATGTTTGTTTGTGTGGATAAGTTCCAAGGAAATGgtcaaaaatgtcattttattcttGTTATATAAACCTCAATCCTACCAAATATGGATTAGacagtaaattttatttatttatttagtataaaaaCCCTTATTAAGTTGTAAACACTAAATATTATGTTGTTTATACCATATTTATCACCATCttataaagtatttttatttatattttttgtacttttacttaaaataaGCTATTTACATTATTACTCATTATTAAGACTTTGCTATAAATGACAAAGCCACATATTACtcaattaaatcatattaatgTTTCTATTTGACATTCTTTTTGccatatttatatgttttatattattttttcaagtttatatagaaatatatatttctaaataatttagacatttgttaatattaatatcttttattattgggatgtgattaagaactcaaagctttttttttaattatatatttttagaaaaaaaaatgatagtaattgtttttttaatgtttatatttagCATaaaagcaaatattttttagccTGATTTGATTTTTCtacttgatatataatatttttaaaaagggGAAAGCTTTTTTATAGAATGAAAAAAGTAACCAAATAAGTGAAAACCTTTTAAAGGGctaaaaagtaattttgtttctttttatacGAGTACAAAAAGGATATCCGACATAGTGAGAGAAacatagaagaagaaaaaatcgAGCGAGCAAAGGAAAGACAAAAGCATTTCCGATTTCTTATTAAGGCTGCGATTCGTACAATAACCAGCATAATGGATCAAAGGAGGTTAGTCTTTTATTACCATACATATCGTAGATGCACTTGTTTCATTGATTCGTAagtaatttgttttaattttcgtACCTTTCCTCATCAAACTTTTTACTAGTTTTCTATTATGTTCATACATTTTTGAACTTCTGATTTTTGCAAAATGACCCAACAACCAGTTAAGTTATGAAATCTAAAACATGAAGCGAGAAAACCCAAACCCGACTTCACACTCCTGCAAATGAACTTAAGTGCATACATTAATATTCTTGATATGTCTATATTGAATTGACATACTCTAACCAATGGATTGTTTGGCTAGTCTCTACGAAATTTACAGGTTTGATGGCCAGTTCCACCAAATATGATTCCTTGCAAGACTAAAAacctatttattaatttttaacattttaccAAAATTCCTTGAGTTTGCACATTACAAAAATTGAAAGTTAACCAACCATTATTAATGACTAACATCTATACatagtttatatttaatgttaaataagaatactaaatacaaaagaaaaccCTTTTAGAGAGccgaaatataattttatttttctctttatattaaaagcaatattatgtttatataattttaatacacaaataatgtgtcatcataagattgagtaattttatttttaatttaaaatcatccaatcatataataacatatcctctgtgtatacaaattatatattaaaagtgtatacacataatcttattattatataaagcATTTGTATACGtatcacaaatttttttaataagctAATTTGTAACAACatcattcaaaataataaaaaggaattttaagatatatgaaaataaacctTCTTCAATACTTAAAAAACCCCTTAAGATTTTTCGATTCATCCAAGATCTCTCCGTTATCATCACTTCTTTGTcccacaaaaattattttttcacaacACCACATGTGCAtcactaaaatattattgaaaaccAAATACTTTAGTTCTTGTTATCATACATCTTTTTTATAGATCATTGTGTTTTATGTCATAAGTTTCGTATTGATATTACTATTCTTCGTAATTTATGTAACAATATATACTTGTAATTGTAACAGGACAAATTTATCTTGTTCGATTTCTATATCAATTCGAAGTAACGTGCGTTACATCAATCAATTAAGAAGAAGGATCCGAGAATTGGAGCAAGAAGCAATTGAGTTGTCTCAAACATTGAACGTGCTAATGGTATGTCtatcaacaataatattatatgtacaaacgGTGGGTACGAAcagatacaaataaattgatgtgttatcatgtgattgggtggtctaatcattaaatttttttataatttaaaatcattcaatcatataacaGCAAGTTAATTTGTTCGTACCTATTAGTACCCAATCGTTTGtgtatgaaatattattgatatatcaaataattgccattgttaaagttaattttgagtgtttgatcactaaaattaatcttttcttctttgtaaATTAATCAGGCTGATGTGGATATGTTAATTGCTGAAAATGATGGTCTTAGGGTTCTACAGCAGGACATTGAAGAGGAAGTTCGGATTCAGGATGgtaagaattaaattttctattaaattataaagtgaTATATAGGGTTGGATTCCATTTAAACCAAGCCTGTATAAGAATCAGCTTAAGACTGATAAATTAAGACTTTAACttgacttaaaaaataatttaacctAAGATTTTATTTGAGGTGGCCAGAACCCGAGTATCCAATcggtttaaactcaattcattcAAACGTTCGGAACCCCAACCAAAACTGATCCTCTtctaatttaatcatttaatattcttattatataaatactGCATTGGCTTGACAGCTGTGAACCTCGCACTGCAAGACGAAATCAGGGAGCTACGGGTGCTGCTTGCCCAGGATGCTCAGCAACCGCTGCAGCAGCTGCTGGAGCCGGAGCCAGAGCTGGCGCCAGAGCCAATGGATACTATGGATCCAGAACCTGAGCAGGAGCTGATCAGAAACACTGGCTGCAGCTCTCAGCCATCGACGAGTGGAAGAATTGGGGTGGATGAGAATACTAGTCCACCAGAAGCAACAGGGGCATGAGGAAATTAATAGATGAGCCTCTGGTGCATTGTGGTGGCCATTAATtaggatataaataaaaatattcgtTGGAATAAGATAGAGGAACAAGGCCAAAGCTTTACCTTACCTTTTGAActtcattttaatttcaaatgtgGAGATGTCCCATATGAAGTTGTTCTTGAGAAATTACAACAAACATCAAAATTCTGCAAATTTTTCCAAAGCTTTGCtcttgagaaagttttgaaCACAATTGCTAATGGCATtcgattttgtttgaaaatgtgataaaacgcTAGGCCATGTAGAACACATGAATGAAACTATAATCCCATCTATTGGTCATTCATACCCCCAGGCTAACAATCGGTTATATCAGAAATAATACATGTGAACAAACTTATCTTCTTCT belongs to Mangifera indica cultivar Alphonso chromosome 2, CATAS_Mindica_2.1, whole genome shotgun sequence and includes:
- the LOC123209646 gene encoding uncharacterized protein LOC123209646; this translates as MLIAENDGLRVLQQDIEEEVRIQDAVNLALQDEIRELRVLLAQDAQQPLQQLLEPEPELAPEPMDTMDPEPEQELIRNTGCSSQPSTSGRIGVDENTSPPEATGA